A genomic stretch from Edaphobacter aggregans includes:
- a CDS encoding DUF4255 domain-containing protein produces the protein MSNYLAIATVTASLQQVLMTPVGNAVVGAKVGFSRPDASSSTTPLVNIFLYQITPNAAYRNADLPTRRSDGSLAQRPTAAFDLHYIFTFHGDDTKLEPQRLLGAVATTLHAQPLLSADNISNAASSFGFLAGSGLDSQIERVRFTPTGLSLEEFSKLWSVFFQVEYSLSAAYQASLVLMESDDTPVPAPPVLQRNLYVVPFETPYVSQVISQDAKPITSTSTILIQGTHLRSPNSFILIEDQELTPATSSDTQISLALTSALHAGVKSLQILQNMDMGTPAAAHRGFESNVASFVLCPTVSSATGAPAVSGTDVTVNLVPNIGIGQRAVLLLNNVTLTPPTAYASTGVVSTADAPSIVINIANVPTGTYLVRVQVDGAESQLTFNAVTHVLEGPTVAMP, from the coding sequence ATGAGCAACTACCTCGCGATCGCCACCGTCACCGCCTCGCTCCAGCAAGTGCTGATGACGCCGGTGGGCAACGCCGTCGTCGGCGCCAAGGTCGGCTTCAGCCGCCCCGACGCGAGCAGTTCAACCACGCCGCTGGTCAACATCTTTCTCTACCAGATCACGCCCAACGCCGCCTACCGCAACGCCGACCTCCCCACGCGACGCTCCGATGGCTCCCTCGCGCAGCGCCCCACCGCTGCCTTCGATCTCCACTACATCTTCACCTTCCACGGCGATGACACCAAGCTCGAACCGCAACGCCTGCTGGGCGCCGTCGCCACCACACTCCATGCCCAGCCGCTGCTCTCGGCCGATAACATCAGCAACGCGGCGTCTTCCTTTGGTTTCCTCGCCGGCTCCGGGCTCGACAGCCAGATTGAGCGTGTGCGCTTCACCCCCACCGGGCTCTCGCTCGAAGAGTTTTCCAAGCTCTGGTCGGTCTTCTTCCAGGTCGAGTACAGCCTCTCCGCCGCCTATCAGGCCTCGCTCGTGCTCATGGAATCCGACGACACACCCGTGCCTGCTCCGCCAGTCCTGCAGCGCAACCTTTACGTTGTGCCGTTTGAGACACCCTACGTCAGCCAGGTCATCTCTCAGGACGCCAAGCCCATCACCTCCACGTCCACCATCCTCATCCAGGGCACGCATCTCAGAAGCCCCAATTCCTTCATCCTGATCGAAGACCAGGAACTTACCCCCGCCACTTCCTCCGACACACAAATCAGCCTTGCCCTGACCTCTGCTCTTCACGCCGGCGTCAAGAGCCTGCAGATTCTCCAGAATATGGACATGGGTACGCCCGCCGCGGCGCACCGCGGCTTCGAGTCCAACGTCGCCTCCTTCGTGCTGTGCCCCACGGTATCCAGCGCCACCGGCGCCCCCGCCGTCAGCGGCACCGACGTCACCGTCAACCTCGTCCCCAACATAGGCATCGGCCAGAGGGCTGTGCTCCTGCTCAACAACGTCACCTTGACTCCGCCCACGGCCTACGCCTCCACCGGCGTTGTCTCCACTGCCGACGCCCCTTCGATCGTCATCAACATCGCCAACGTCCCCACCGGCACCTACCTCGTCCGCGTGCAGGTCGATGGCGCCGAAAGCCAGCTGACCTTCAACGCCGTCACGCACGTCCTTGAAGGCCCCACGGTGGCCATGCCATGA